Proteins from one Planctomyces sp. SH-PL62 genomic window:
- a CDS encoding O-acetylhomoserine aminocarboxypropyltransferase/cysteine synthase family protein: protein MKLETICLHGGSEPDPTTLSRAVPIYRTSSFVFKSAEHAQNLFALKELGNIYTRLMNPTTDVLEKRVAMLEGAPAPAGLAVASGTSAIFYSIINLAQAGDNIVSARNLYGGTYTQFHDILPTLGIQVKFVDSNDPDEFAKAIDGNTRALFCESVSNPALEVTDLEAVSKIAHDHGLPLIVDATFSTPYLTRPIEHGADVVVHSLTKWFGGHGTGIGGVVVDSGKFNWAGGKHPLFTIPDTSYHGLRWGLDLPEALAPLAYILRMRTVPLRNLGACIAPDNSWMFLQGIETLPLRMERHCENSLAVAKHLSAHPKATWVRFPGLEGDPMYDLNKKYLAGKGGSMVVFGIRGGGEAGRKFIDSLRLFSHLANVGDAKSLAIHPASTTHSQLGEAQQREGGITPDLVRLSIGLEHIDDILADIDQALEAACP from the coding sequence ATGAAACTCGAGACGATTTGCCTCCACGGCGGCTCCGAGCCCGATCCCACCACGCTCTCGCGGGCGGTGCCGATCTATCGGACCAGCTCGTTCGTCTTCAAGAGCGCCGAGCACGCCCAGAACCTGTTCGCGCTCAAGGAACTGGGCAATATCTACACCCGGCTCATGAATCCCACGACCGACGTGCTGGAGAAGCGCGTGGCGATGCTCGAGGGGGCGCCGGCCCCCGCCGGCCTGGCGGTCGCCTCGGGGACCTCGGCCATCTTCTATTCGATCATCAACCTGGCGCAGGCGGGCGACAACATCGTCTCCGCCCGGAACCTCTACGGCGGCACTTACACCCAGTTCCACGACATCCTGCCCACGCTGGGCATCCAGGTGAAGTTCGTCGACTCGAACGACCCGGACGAATTCGCCAAGGCCATCGACGGCAACACGCGGGCCCTGTTCTGCGAGAGCGTGTCGAACCCGGCCCTGGAGGTCACCGACCTGGAGGCCGTCTCCAAGATCGCCCACGACCACGGCCTCCCCCTGATCGTCGACGCCACCTTCTCCACCCCGTACCTGACCCGGCCGATCGAGCACGGCGCCGACGTCGTGGTGCACTCGCTGACCAAGTGGTTCGGCGGCCACGGCACGGGCATCGGCGGCGTGGTGGTGGACTCCGGCAAGTTCAACTGGGCCGGCGGCAAGCACCCGCTGTTCACCATCCCGGACACCAGCTACCACGGCCTGCGCTGGGGCCTCGACCTCCCCGAGGCGCTCGCCCCGCTGGCCTACATCCTGCGGATGCGGACCGTGCCGCTGCGGAACCTCGGCGCGTGCATCGCGCCGGACAACTCCTGGATGTTCCTCCAGGGGATCGAGACCCTCCCGCTGCGGATGGAGCGGCACTGCGAGAACTCGCTGGCCGTCGCCAAGCACCTCAGCGCCCACCCCAAGGCCACCTGGGTCCGGTTCCCCGGCCTGGAAGGCGACCCGATGTACGACCTGAACAAGAAGTACCTCGCGGGCAAGGGGGGCTCGATGGTCGTCTTCGGCATCCGGGGCGGCGGCGAGGCCGGCCGGAAGTTCATCGACTCGCTCCGCCTGTTCTCCCACCTGGCGAACGTCGGCGACGCCAAGAGCCTGGCCATCCACCCGGCCTCCACCACCCACTCGCAGCTCGGGGAAGCCCAGCAGCGCGAGGGCGGCATCACCCCCGACCTCGTCCGCCTGTCGATCGGCCTGGAACACATCGACGACATCCTCGCCGACATCGACCAGGCCCTCGAGGCCGCCTGCCCCTGA
- a CDS encoding right-handed parallel beta-helix repeat-containing protein, producing the protein MLLRRSVLLALGSLLVATPAGAQPGAVVRVAPDGPVASLQAARDRVREMRKGVQGKREPVVVRFAAGTYRLTEPVAFGPQDGAVAYEAEPGAEVVLDGGREIGGFRETPDGLWVARVADGRPFEQLYVNGRRATRARTPDEGYLYMRKAGAPDPKRSFVGRREDLKPLAGLSPEQIRDVNVVVYHSWEVSRHRVAAVDAATGQVDLTGPAPWDFLKWGANQRYHLENLREALDQPGEWFLDRDGTLTYKPLPGEEIGKSRFVAPVAEGFLAIQGDPDGGAFVEDLAFRGLTFRHSAYSLPPEGHGDPQAAVSIPAVVMVDGARRVELKGCRIEHIGIYGVWFRRGCTDSKVEHCALVDLGAGGVRIGETGMPAKPGHATGKITVDDSIIRGFGRWFPGAIGVWIGQSSDNAVTHNDIADGFYTTVSVGWSWGYSPTACKRNAIDDNRLHHLGRNVLSDMGGVYTLGLSEGTSVSRNVIHDVDSYNKSGAGGWGLYNDEGSTGIVLEGNLVWNTTTGSYHQHYGRENVVRNNILAFSKYGQVMRSRMEDHLSFTFERNIVYWEGGPLLTGNWSDGKNFRLDSNLYYEASGAEVTFAGKSLEEWRKATGQDEHSRIADPLFVDPRAHDFRLKPGSPAPALGFKPFDASKAGVRGKGAWRAEADAPLPPSKPAPEPPPLSVSEDFEAVAPSATGYSPESATLSHGGRPELVTVTEETAASGRRSLKIADAAGLKNGFDPHFYYAPHYASGLATCSFAVLAEPGAVFYHEWRDGASPYRAGPSVWIADGKLKVAGREVADVPAGTWLHVEIQARLPEGDAEATWSLAVTRPGAEPLRLADLPCPPGWKTVDWVGFVSPAEHPTAVHLDDLELNVRP; encoded by the coding sequence ATGCTTCTCCGCCGATCCGTCTTGCTGGCCCTGGGGTCCTTGCTGGTCGCGACGCCCGCCGGGGCGCAGCCGGGGGCCGTGGTGCGCGTCGCGCCCGACGGCCCGGTCGCCTCGCTCCAGGCGGCGCGGGACCGCGTCCGGGAGATGAGGAAGGGGGTGCAGGGGAAGCGCGAGCCGGTCGTGGTCCGGTTCGCGGCGGGGACGTATCGGCTGACGGAGCCCGTCGCGTTCGGGCCCCAGGACGGGGCCGTCGCGTACGAGGCCGAGCCGGGGGCGGAGGTCGTCCTCGACGGCGGTCGGGAGATCGGCGGGTTTCGCGAGACGCCCGACGGCCTGTGGGTCGCCAGGGTCGCCGACGGGCGGCCGTTCGAGCAGCTGTACGTCAACGGCCGACGCGCCACGCGGGCGCGGACGCCCGACGAGGGATATCTTTATATGAGGAAGGCCGGGGCGCCCGACCCGAAGCGGTCGTTCGTGGGGCGTCGCGAGGACCTCAAGCCGCTGGCGGGGCTGTCGCCGGAGCAAATCCGCGACGTCAACGTCGTGGTCTACCACTCGTGGGAGGTCTCGCGGCACCGGGTCGCGGCGGTCGACGCCGCGACGGGCCAGGTCGACCTGACCGGCCCGGCCCCCTGGGATTTCCTGAAATGGGGAGCGAATCAGCGCTATCATCTGGAGAACCTCCGCGAGGCCCTCGACCAGCCCGGCGAGTGGTTCCTGGACCGCGACGGCACGCTGACCTACAAGCCGCTCCCGGGCGAGGAGATCGGCAAGTCTCGATTCGTCGCGCCCGTCGCCGAGGGCTTCCTGGCGATCCAGGGAGACCCGGACGGGGGGGCGTTCGTCGAGGACCTGGCGTTCCGGGGGCTGACGTTCCGGCACTCCGCCTACTCGCTCCCGCCCGAGGGCCACGGCGACCCCCAGGCCGCGGTGAGCATCCCGGCCGTGGTCATGGTGGACGGGGCGCGTCGGGTCGAATTGAAGGGATGCCGGATCGAACATATCGGGATCTATGGCGTCTGGTTCCGTCGCGGCTGCACCGATTCGAAGGTCGAGCACTGCGCGCTGGTGGACCTGGGCGCGGGGGGCGTGCGGATCGGCGAGACGGGGATGCCGGCGAAGCCCGGGCACGCGACGGGGAAGATCACGGTCGACGACTCCATCATCCGGGGGTTCGGCCGCTGGTTCCCGGGGGCGATCGGCGTCTGGATCGGCCAGTCCAGCGACAACGCGGTGACGCACAACGACATCGCGGACGGCTTTTATACGACCGTCTCCGTCGGCTGGTCGTGGGGCTACAGCCCGACGGCCTGCAAGCGGAACGCGATCGACGACAATCGGCTGCACCACCTCGGCCGCAACGTCCTCAGCGACATGGGGGGCGTCTACACGCTGGGGCTCTCCGAGGGGACGAGCGTCAGCCGCAACGTCATCCACGACGTCGATTCCTACAACAAGTCGGGCGCGGGGGGCTGGGGCCTGTACAACGACGAGGGGTCGACCGGGATCGTCCTGGAGGGGAACCTCGTCTGGAACACGACCACCGGCAGCTATCATCAGCACTACGGCCGCGAGAACGTCGTCCGCAACAACATCCTGGCGTTCAGCAAGTACGGCCAGGTCATGCGGAGCCGGATGGAGGACCACCTCTCGTTCACCTTCGAGCGCAACATCGTCTACTGGGAAGGGGGACCGCTCCTGACGGGCAACTGGTCGGACGGGAAGAACTTCCGGCTGGACTCGAACCTCTACTACGAGGCCTCGGGCGCGGAGGTGACGTTCGCCGGGAAGTCATTGGAGGAGTGGCGGAAGGCCACCGGGCAGGACGAGCATTCGCGGATCGCCGACCCCCTGTTCGTGGACCCGCGGGCGCATGACTTCCGGCTGAAGCCGGGGAGCCCCGCCCCGGCCCTGGGGTTCAAGCCGTTCGACGCCTCGAAGGCCGGCGTTCGCGGGAAGGGCGCCTGGCGGGCCGAGGCCGACGCCCCCCTGCCCCCGTCGAAGCCCGCGCCCGAGCCGCCGCCGCTCTCGGTCTCGGAGGACTTCGAGGCCGTCGCCCCGAGCGCGACCGGCTACTCGCCGGAGTCCGCGACGCTCTCGCACGGGGGCCGTCCCGAGCTGGTGACGGTGACCGAGGAGACGGCGGCGAGCGGTCGGCGGAGCCTGAAGATCGCCGACGCGGCGGGGCTGAAGAACGGCTTCGACCCGCACTTCTACTACGCGCCGCACTACGCGAGCGGCCTCGCCACCTGCTCCTTCGCCGTCCTGGCCGAGCCGGGCGCGGTCTTCTATCACGAGTGGCGCGACGGCGCGAGCCCGTACCGGGCGGGCCCGAGCGTCTGGATCGCCGACGGCAAGCTGAAGGTGGCGGGCCGCGAGGTGGCGGACGTCCCCGCCGGGACCTGGCTGCATGTCGAGATCCAGGCCCGCCTGCCCGAAGGGGACGCGGAGGCCACCTGGAGCCTGGCCGTCACCCGCCCCGGCGCGGAGCCCCTCCGGCTGGCCGACCTCCCCTGCCCTCCCGGCTGGAAGACGGTCGACTGGGTCGGCTTCGTCAGCCCGGCCGAGCATCCCACGGCCGTCCACCTGGACGACCTGGAACTGAACGTTCGTCCTTGA
- a CDS encoding acyltransferase family protein, protein MMSSNEFTLRRSAAPREIRGAYSIERATAAVDARERVAGFDVLRLGALLAIVWFHTGAPGAEYTAWRLPTLAIISATLAAGRAERRPLPQQIRKTGARLLLPWLFWCGVYGVVELATYLRHGTSIVDELGGRVFLTGTSVHLWYLPFAFAMILFINLARRLTAGVRPTYACLLPALLAVLSLAVLAIDRPYEGDVGTPAPQWLRCLPAVFLGLAVGTATRHASLRRSGVIAVVLVNSAACALIAIRFDDPLAVRYGLAMLLVALASTWRFEPPRWVAAAVGMAMGVYLVHMSIHRLVYAVSNRLPTPDLSPAAHAVVVIAFSFAAVWALSQSPLKRFV, encoded by the coding sequence ATGATGAGTTCCAACGAGTTCACGCTCAGGCGTTCCGCCGCGCCCCGGGAGATCCGGGGGGCCTACTCGATCGAGCGGGCGACGGCGGCCGTGGACGCTCGGGAGCGGGTCGCGGGCTTCGACGTCCTCCGCCTGGGCGCGCTGCTGGCGATCGTCTGGTTCCACACCGGGGCGCCCGGCGCGGAGTACACGGCCTGGCGGCTGCCGACGCTGGCGATCATCTCCGCCACCCTCGCCGCCGGCCGCGCCGAGCGCCGGCCGCTCCCCCAGCAGATTCGCAAGACCGGCGCGAGGCTGCTGCTCCCCTGGCTCTTCTGGTGCGGCGTCTACGGCGTCGTCGAGCTGGCGACTTACCTGCGGCACGGCACCTCCATCGTCGACGAGTTGGGGGGCCGGGTTTTCCTGACCGGGACCTCGGTCCACCTCTGGTATCTCCCCTTCGCGTTCGCGATGATCCTCTTCATCAACCTGGCCCGACGGCTGACCGCCGGGGTCCGGCCGACGTACGCCTGCCTCCTCCCCGCGCTGCTGGCGGTGCTCTCGCTGGCGGTCCTCGCGATCGACAGGCCGTATGAGGGGGACGTCGGGACGCCGGCGCCGCAGTGGCTGAGGTGCCTCCCCGCGGTCTTCCTCGGCCTGGCCGTCGGCACGGCGACCCGGCACGCGAGCCTCCGGCGCTCGGGCGTGATCGCAGTCGTCCTGGTCAACAGCGCGGCCTGCGCCCTGATCGCGATCCGGTTCGACGACCCCCTGGCCGTCCGCTACGGGCTGGCGATGCTGCTCGTCGCCCTCGCCTCGACCTGGCGGTTCGAGCCGCCGCGATGGGTCGCCGCGGCGGTCGGCATGGCGATGGGGGTCTATCTCGTCCACATGTCGATCCACCGATTGGTCTACGCCGTGTCGAACCGGCTGCCGACCCCGGACCTTTCGCCGGCCGCGCACGCGGTGGTGGTGATCGCCTTCTCCTTCGCCGCGGTCTGGGCCCTCTCCCAATCGCCGCTCAAGCGGTTCGTCTGA
- a CDS encoding fused response regulator/phosphatase: protein MSTEAPFSEHKITVLLIDDQAMIGEAVRRMLAGEADIEFHSCRDATKALDEALRIKPTVILQDLVMPDIDGLTLVKNFRAQEETRDVPMIVLSTKEEPAVKAEAFALGANDYVVKLPDRLELIARIRYHSRGYIALLQRNEAYSALQESQKRLADEVRQAERYVESLLPEKLTKGAILTDWRFVPSAELGGDSFGYHWLDDDHFAFYLLDVSGHGVGAALLSVSAMNALRSQALPNTDFRDPSQVLYALNNAFQMEQQNGLYFTIWYGVFHKGTRRVHYSGGGHPPAVLIDGPTRDQVKLEMLESRGPMIGAITDMEYASAETTLSPFAKVYLFSDGAYEIERADDTLWPFGEFMEFMGQGPFDDPAAPKMDSLIAHARALMGRDDFADDLSMVELTFLPE, encoded by the coding sequence ATGAGCACCGAAGCCCCCTTCAGCGAGCACAAGATCACCGTCCTCCTGATCGACGACCAGGCGATGATCGGCGAGGCCGTGCGCCGGATGCTCGCCGGCGAGGCCGACATCGAGTTCCACTCCTGCCGCGACGCCACCAAGGCCCTCGACGAGGCGCTCCGCATCAAGCCGACCGTGATCCTCCAGGACCTGGTCATGCCCGACATCGACGGCCTGACCCTCGTCAAGAACTTCCGGGCCCAGGAGGAGACCCGCGACGTCCCCATGATCGTCCTGTCGACCAAGGAGGAGCCGGCCGTCAAGGCCGAGGCCTTCGCCCTGGGCGCCAACGACTACGTGGTCAAGCTCCCCGACCGCCTCGAGCTGATCGCCCGGATCCGCTACCACTCCCGCGGCTACATCGCGCTTCTCCAGCGGAACGAGGCCTATTCGGCCCTGCAGGAGAGCCAGAAGCGGCTGGCCGACGAGGTCCGCCAGGCCGAACGCTACGTCGAGTCGCTCCTCCCCGAGAAGCTGACGAAGGGGGCGATCCTCACCGACTGGCGGTTCGTCCCCTCCGCCGAGCTGGGGGGGGACTCGTTCGGCTACCACTGGCTCGACGACGACCATTTCGCCTTCTACCTGCTGGACGTCAGCGGCCACGGCGTCGGCGCGGCCCTGCTGTCGGTCTCGGCCATGAACGCCCTGCGCTCGCAGGCCCTGCCCAACACGGACTTCCGCGACCCCAGCCAGGTCCTCTACGCGCTCAACAACGCCTTCCAGATGGAGCAGCAGAACGGCCTGTACTTCACCATCTGGTACGGCGTCTTCCACAAGGGGACCCGCCGCGTCCACTATTCCGGCGGCGGCCACCCCCCCGCCGTCCTCATCGACGGCCCCACGCGCGATCAGGTCAAGCTGGAGATGCTGGAGTCTCGAGGCCCCATGATCGGCGCGATCACCGACATGGAATACGCCTCGGCCGAGACGACCCTCAGCCCGTTCGCGAAGGTCTACCTTTTCAGCGACGGCGCCTACGAGATCGAGCGGGCCGACGACACCCTCTGGCCCTTCGGCGAGTTCATGGAGTTCATGGGCCAGGGCCCCTTCGACGACCCCGCCGCCCCCAAGATGGACTCCCTCATCGCCCACGCCCGCGCCCTCATGGGCCGGGACGACTTCGCCGACGACCTCTCCATGGTCGAGCTGACCTTCCTCCCCGAATGA
- a CDS encoding M12 family metallopeptidase produces the protein MPWADVPTPKSSVCGNTPFGGASYVGIPGVSRPNDLGPGEGTKALFDLEKAWPIGQPIVVKFLNGQTLPDGRTDHWGLFVHQKVREIAKTWCDYANVTLEYVDAGPCHMTVNFRPFVDQRGRHDYGLFNSFIGTDCFEFKSSVQSMNLLFSPEMDMWDPGFRDSEFDRLILHEFGHALGLVHEHQRPDRPIVWMQALYPYAKSRWNWDRQTVDDQILRLAGGGNLAGTAFDVNSIMMYEYGPTLAYYQKEGAPPNTPDFARPFSTNRNTALSALDKVAAAVSYPKPGTPRIGEEVLTVDARDGAIAEAGQVAPFSLTSDASGAATIVVEGPMPALVGLMKTRNGRDSRGSLANIAAAAEPGPGEAGVTLRATGLEPNKQHFVEVRHRKPMRSPSDGAFRIKLA, from the coding sequence TTGCCCTGGGCGGACGTGCCGACGCCGAAGTCCTCCGTCTGCGGCAACACCCCCTTCGGCGGCGCGAGTTACGTCGGGATCCCCGGCGTTTCCCGCCCGAACGACCTCGGGCCGGGCGAGGGCACGAAGGCCCTGTTCGACCTGGAGAAGGCTTGGCCGATCGGCCAGCCGATCGTCGTCAAGTTTCTGAACGGCCAGACGCTCCCGGACGGGCGGACCGACCACTGGGGCCTCTTCGTCCACCAGAAGGTGCGCGAGATTGCGAAGACCTGGTGTGATTACGCGAACGTGACGCTGGAATACGTGGACGCCGGCCCATGCCACATGACGGTCAATTTCCGTCCCTTCGTGGACCAGCGCGGCAGGCACGACTACGGCCTGTTCAATTCCTTCATCGGCACGGATTGCTTCGAGTTCAAGTCCAGCGTCCAGTCCATGAACCTGCTGTTCTCGCCCGAGATGGACATGTGGGATCCCGGCTTCCGGGACTCGGAGTTCGACAGGTTGATCCTGCACGAGTTCGGGCACGCCCTGGGCCTGGTCCATGAGCACCAGAGGCCCGACCGCCCGATCGTGTGGATGCAGGCGCTCTACCCCTACGCGAAGAGCCGCTGGAACTGGGACAGGCAGACGGTCGACGACCAGATCCTCCGTCTGGCGGGGGGAGGCAACTTGGCGGGGACGGCTTTCGACGTGAATTCGATCATGATGTACGAATACGGCCCGACGCTCGCCTACTACCAGAAGGAGGGGGCCCCGCCGAATACGCCGGACTTCGCGAGACCGTTCTCCACCAACCGGAACACCGCCCTGAGCGCCCTGGACAAGGTCGCCGCCGCCGTGAGCTATCCTAAGCCCGGGACGCCGCGGATCGGCGAGGAAGTCCTCACCGTCGACGCGCGCGACGGCGCGATCGCGGAGGCCGGCCAGGTCGCTCCGTTCTCCCTGACGTCCGACGCCTCGGGCGCGGCGACGATCGTCGTCGAAGGTCCCATGCCCGCGCTGGTCGGCTTGATGAAGACCCGGAATGGTCGCGACTCGCGGGGCAGCCTTGCCAACATCGCAGCCGCGGCGGAGCCCGGGCCGGGCGAGGCGGGCGTGACGCTCAGGGCCACCGGCCTCGAGCCGAACAAGCAGCATTTCGTCGAGGTCCGCCATCGGAAACCCATGCGGAGTCCGTCGGACGGGGCGTTTCGAATCAAGCTCGCTTGA
- a CDS encoding DUF1080 domain-containing protein, whose amino-acid sequence MTLRRPALMLAATLVAGASAFGYYAVVDDAHKPGYKDTPYLPGHKWRVHDADRPHPPVVTPGSPSTDDAPGKAPSDAVVLFDGKDLSKWRGDHGEPRWEVADGAIVAKGGAGTLISREEFGDCQVHIEWAAPNPPKGNDQGRGNSGVMLFGRYEIQVLDNFNNPTYADGHAGAVYGQHPPLVNAVRPPGQWQAYDILFTAPRFKGDGSVETPAYVTVLVNGVVVQNHAEIYGAVAFRDLGRYQQHGPKGPLVLQDHGDPVRFRNIWIRPLKAEDQD is encoded by the coding sequence ATGACCCTCCGCCGCCCCGCCCTCATGCTCGCCGCGACGCTCGTCGCGGGGGCCTCGGCCTTCGGCTACTACGCCGTCGTCGACGACGCCCACAAGCCCGGCTACAAGGACACGCCGTACCTCCCCGGGCACAAGTGGCGGGTCCACGACGCCGATCGGCCCCACCCGCCGGTCGTCACCCCCGGCTCCCCCAGCACCGACGACGCCCCCGGCAAGGCCCCGTCCGACGCCGTCGTCCTCTTCGACGGCAAGGACCTGTCGAAGTGGCGGGGCGACCATGGCGAGCCCCGCTGGGAGGTCGCCGACGGCGCGATCGTCGCCAAGGGAGGCGCGGGGACTCTCATCAGCCGCGAGGAGTTCGGCGACTGCCAGGTCCACATCGAATGGGCCGCCCCCAACCCCCCCAAGGGAAACGACCAGGGACGCGGCAACAGCGGCGTCATGCTCTTCGGCCGCTATGAGATCCAGGTCCTCGACAACTTCAACAACCCGACCTACGCCGACGGCCACGCCGGCGCGGTCTACGGCCAGCACCCCCCCCTGGTCAACGCCGTGCGGCCCCCCGGCCAGTGGCAGGCCTACGACATCCTCTTCACCGCCCCCAGGTTCAAGGGGGACGGCTCGGTCGAGACCCCGGCCTACGTGACCGTCCTGGTCAACGGCGTCGTCGTCCAGAACCACGCCGAGATCTACGGCGCGGTCGCCTTCCGCGACCTCGGCCGCTACCAGCAGCACGGCCCCAAGGGCCCGCTGGTCCTCCAGGACCACGGCGACCCCGTCCGCTTCCGCAACATCTGGATCCGCCCCCTCAAGGCCGAAGACCAGGACTGA
- a CDS encoding homoserine O-acetyltransferase: MSQALTETRTQFFEFDDPAAPLRLCVGDPLPRFTLAYETYGRMNADRSNVILLYHAMTGSQHAAGRNPDVPGLDGRWTEEMHEGWWDPFIGPGKALDTDKFCVICANYLGGCYGSTGPASIDPATGRPWGSTFPVLRMRDVVESQMKLLDHLGIGKLHAVVGPSLGGFMALLTAAIHPERVHFVLPLSTGVETTIDQRLLNFEQVTAIEADPYFRGGDFYAGARPDVGLALARRIAHKTFISPDALRMRARSEVVSQKPPHGWYEMNHPVESYMLHQGQKFVKRFDANSYLRILDAWQWFNLVGETGARDLRDVFRRCGSQEFLVFSIDNDHTFERKHQEKLVRLLKQAEVPVIWITVHSDKGHDAFLLEPRLFTPHIQEVLNHRDD, encoded by the coding sequence ATGAGCCAAGCCCTCACCGAAACCCGGACGCAATTCTTCGAGTTCGACGACCCGGCGGCCCCGCTCCGCCTGTGCGTGGGCGACCCCCTGCCGCGATTCACGCTGGCGTACGAGACGTACGGGCGGATGAACGCGGACAGGTCGAACGTGATCCTGCTGTACCACGCGATGACCGGCAGCCAGCACGCGGCCGGCCGCAACCCCGACGTCCCCGGCCTCGACGGCCGCTGGACCGAGGAGATGCACGAGGGCTGGTGGGACCCCTTCATCGGCCCCGGCAAGGCGCTGGACACCGACAAGTTCTGCGTCATCTGCGCCAACTATCTGGGGGGCTGTTACGGCTCCACCGGCCCGGCCTCGATCGACCCGGCGACCGGACGGCCCTGGGGCTCGACGTTCCCCGTCCTCCGGATGCGCGACGTGGTCGAGTCCCAGATGAAGCTCCTGGACCACCTGGGGATCGGCAAGCTCCACGCGGTCGTCGGCCCGTCGCTCGGCGGGTTCATGGCGCTCCTGACGGCGGCGATCCACCCCGAGCGGGTCCACTTCGTCCTGCCGCTCAGCACGGGGGTCGAGACGACCATCGACCAGCGGCTCCTGAACTTCGAGCAGGTGACGGCCATCGAGGCCGACCCGTACTTCCGGGGCGGCGACTTCTACGCCGGCGCCCGCCCGGACGTCGGCCTCGCCCTGGCGCGGCGGATCGCCCACAAGACGTTCATCTCGCCCGACGCCCTCCGGATGCGCGCCCGCAGCGAGGTCGTCAGCCAGAAGCCCCCCCACGGCTGGTACGAGATGAACCACCCGGTCGAGTCGTACATGCTCCACCAGGGCCAGAAGTTCGTGAAGCGGTTCGACGCCAACAGCTACCTCCGCATCCTCGACGCCTGGCAGTGGTTCAACCTCGTCGGCGAGACCGGCGCCCGAGACCTCCGCGACGTCTTCCGGCGCTGCGGGAGCCAGGAGTTCCTGGTCTTCAGCATCGACAACGACCACACGTTCGAGCGCAAACACCAGGAGAAGCTCGTCCGGCTGCTCAAGCAGGCCGAGGTCCCGGTGATCTGGATCACCGTCCATTCCGACAAGGGCCACGACGCCTTCCTACTGGAACCGCGGCTGTTCACCCCTCATATTCAAGAGGTGCTCAACCACCGCGACGACTGA
- a CDS encoding carboxymuconolactone decarboxylase family protein yields the protein MAWIRTIGREEAEADAELAGAMAAQHALYPAEYDGPIRGIDEAMPGIVAAHTLIPQALYHAFATFGSLMAADLPLSRRDHEMIALMVSVTNRCRYCSASHAEFLRRVVLDDELVRRLQEDYANAAITEAERAMLDYAVQVTRDATRITPAWHDRLRAVGFDDRGILQITLIASWFNSINRTADALGVGRD from the coding sequence ATGGCCTGGATTCGGACGATCGGGCGGGAAGAAGCGGAGGCGGACGCGGAATTGGCGGGGGCGATGGCGGCGCAGCATGCGCTTTATCCGGCGGAGTACGACGGGCCGATCCGGGGGATCGACGAGGCGATGCCGGGGATCGTGGCCGCGCACACCCTGATCCCGCAGGCCCTGTATCACGCGTTCGCGACGTTCGGCTCGCTGATGGCGGCCGACCTGCCGCTCTCGCGTCGCGACCACGAGATGATCGCGCTGATGGTGTCGGTCACGAACCGCTGCCGGTATTGCTCGGCCTCCCATGCGGAGTTCCTCCGCCGGGTCGTGCTGGACGACGAGCTCGTCCGGCGGCTCCAGGAAGACTATGCGAACGCGGCGATCACCGAGGCCGAGCGGGCGATGCTCGACTATGCGGTCCAGGTCACCAGGGACGCGACCCGGATCACGCCCGCCTGGCACGACCGGCTCCGCGCCGTGGGCTTCGACGATCGGGGCATCCTCCAGATCACCCTGATCGCGTCCTGGTTCAACTCGATCAACCGCACGGCCGACGCGCTGGGGGTCGGCCGGGACTGA